The Onthophagus taurus isolate NC chromosome 2, IU_Otau_3.0, whole genome shotgun sequence genome includes a window with the following:
- the LOC111427607 gene encoding uncharacterized protein isoform X4 produces MKKKKTHYQKVVIPKGMINPGETTIIEIPDLLQRQPVLIANKRIDNVSSKFQPSASSSFSHKGIMTSNKQNYVGQTEKVPDFTPPVIDEEESFLNKTIPLGNSTMYLSSNTNYLDATEYKEKQIMEKRLLKFQRARRRLFERTAPIADDTDDDEDDESLTWKKCAKKAKKGIFWFFLNTFFLFLEDFEL; encoded by the exons atgaagaagaagaaaacacATTATCAAAAGGTGGTCATTCCTAAAGGCATGATCAATCCTGGTGAGACTACCATCATCGAAATACCCGATTTACTTCAACGACAACCGGTTTTAATTGCGAATAAACGAATCGATAATGTATCATCGAAATTTCAACCGTCGGCGTCGTCCAGTTTTTCTCATAAAGGGATAATGACTTCAAATAAACAGAATTATGTTGGTCAAACTGAAAAAGTTCCAGATTTTACCCCTCCG GTTATTGATGAAGAAGAATCCtttctaaataaaacaattccCCTTGGAAATTC TACGATGTATCTAAGTAGCAACACAAACTACTTAGACGCAACGGAGTACAAGGAAAAACAAATTATGGaaaaacgtttattaaaattccaaCGTGCGAGGAGAAGACTTTTTGAAAGAACAGCCCCCATCGCTGATGACAccgatgatgatgaagatgacGAATCATTAACTTG GAAGAAATGTGCAAAAAAGGCCAAG AAAGgcattttttggttttttctaaataccttttttcttttcctggAAGATTTTGAActttga
- the LOC111427607 gene encoding uncharacterized protein isoform X5, with protein sequence MKKKKTHYQKVVIPKGMINPGETTIIEIPDLLQRQPVLIANKRIDNVSSKFQPSASSSFSHKGIMTSNKQNYVGQTEKVPDFTPPVIDEEESFLNKTIPLGNSTMYLSSNTNYLDATEYKEKQIMEKRLLKFQRARRRLFERTAPIADDTDDDEDDESLTWKKCAKKAKVNKRTKSKPRL encoded by the exons atgaagaagaagaaaacacATTATCAAAAGGTGGTCATTCCTAAAGGCATGATCAATCCTGGTGAGACTACCATCATCGAAATACCCGATTTACTTCAACGACAACCGGTTTTAATTGCGAATAAACGAATCGATAATGTATCATCGAAATTTCAACCGTCGGCGTCGTCCAGTTTTTCTCATAAAGGGATAATGACTTCAAATAAACAGAATTATGTTGGTCAAACTGAAAAAGTTCCAGATTTTACCCCTCCG GTTATTGATGAAGAAGAATCCtttctaaataaaacaattccCCTTGGAAATTC TACGATGTATCTAAGTAGCAACACAAACTACTTAGACGCAACGGAGTACAAGGAAAAACAAATTATGGaaaaacgtttattaaaattccaaCGTGCGAGGAGAAGACTTTTTGAAAGAACAGCCCCCATCGCTGATGACAccgatgatgatgaagatgacGAATCATTAACTTG GAAGAAATGTGCAAAAAAGGCCAAGGTGAACAAACGAACTAAATCGAAACCACGGTTATAA
- the LOC111427607 gene encoding uncharacterized protein isoform X3, with product MKKKKTHYQKVVIPKGMINPGETTIIEIPDLLQRQPVLIANKRIDNVSSKFQPSASSSFSHKGIMTSNKQNYVGQTEKVPDFTPPVIDEEESFLNKTIPLGNSTMYLSSNTNYLDATEYKEKQIMEKRLLKFQRARRRLFERTAPIADDTDDDEDDESLTWCVDLPKSSNIRMVPKMSKQDKKISCNFNSSKNSIATANFSNSLTSSQEFIQERIRDYWSANCGSQCDTEPPALQMQCCPQKYTSNKKSSVKLFPECTSYLCNSSDCRGSRKPMAPKKKL from the exons atgaagaagaagaaaacacATTATCAAAAGGTGGTCATTCCTAAAGGCATGATCAATCCTGGTGAGACTACCATCATCGAAATACCCGATTTACTTCAACGACAACCGGTTTTAATTGCGAATAAACGAATCGATAATGTATCATCGAAATTTCAACCGTCGGCGTCGTCCAGTTTTTCTCATAAAGGGATAATGACTTCAAATAAACAGAATTATGTTGGTCAAACTGAAAAAGTTCCAGATTTTACCCCTCCG GTTATTGATGAAGAAGAATCCtttctaaataaaacaattccCCTTGGAAATTC TACGATGTATCTAAGTAGCAACACAAACTACTTAGACGCAACGGAGTACAAGGAAAAACAAATTATGGaaaaacgtttattaaaattccaaCGTGCGAGGAGAAGACTTTTTGAAAGAACAGCCCCCATCGCTGATGACAccgatgatgatgaagatgacGAATCATTAACTTG GTGTGTCGATCTTCCGAAATCTTCAAACATCCGAATGGTTCCGAAAATGTCTAAgcaagataaaaaaatttcatgtaattttaattcttcgaAAAATTCAATTGCTACAGCAAATTTCTCGAATTCGCTTACAAGTTCTCAAGAATTTATTCAAGAAAGAATTCGCGATTATTGGTCGGCGAATTGTGGTTCGCAATGTGATACTGAGCCCCCTGCTTTGCAAATGCAATGTTGTCCTCAAAAATATACTAGTAATAAGAAGTCGTCGGTGAAATTGTTTCCGGAATGCACTTCATATTTATGCAATTCATCGGATTGTCGAGGATCGAGAAAGCCAATGGcaccaaaaaagaaattataa
- the LOC111427607 gene encoding uncharacterized protein isoform X1, producing the protein MSRRIIVPKGLIQNDVTVVIEIPEELADESDLIASPASSLTDNTENIKVHCKSSTKSQKLKNQSTNVDAEAIKIKQGRSNYTQNEASSSNQSPVQKRHSSSSTSNQRHRQSFHKNEIFPSQYYSERFQSVPRDQSLKLDNPINLIAAFDVVENQNYEMRCNDGVNWMLNEPSNQSFCSQSTQYPSQWNQNRHQLFCPITSTPNRWLNQNDCLIDQPLGRCRTPPPCKPQQWVPINQNRDSSVPSFPVKRSSTQYITRNQENLRDYTPNEFPFTLSPKSNQYITDHGSLPPISSSKLGHHRLKISNNQWVASSMTDSNRYIGSTSISSSCQTPLSNGQRLMNVISPSKVVHERQPSSNINHWMLNDQSNSNQCNESLSFSISNSTQQRQKPSHSNYPKLNSLATSSEGFQSSGSNKKRCDSRSFNLDRRNRNFQPPLTAVIEDDDVVEQGMFSTNLCGDFEKNIDNKALQGQLFKKDKSFQCVLNGERNLTRIVVPQLDLDCNDLNGSYNNLSGSRLNPKCRLGFAYLETAYEEGSSKFSSDFSDNYESSCA; encoded by the exons ATGAGTAGAAGAATAATCGTTCCTAAAGGATTAATACAAAACGATGTTACCGTCGTTATTGAAATTCCCGAAGAACTCGCCGACGAATCAGATTTAATCGCATCCCCTGCATCGAGTTTAACCGATAACACAGAAAACATAAAAGTTCATTGTAAATCATCAACAAagtctcaaaaattaaaaaatcaatcaaCAAACGTAGATGCAGAagctataaaaattaaacaaggaagATCGAATTACACTCAAAATGAGGCTTCCAGCTCAAATCAATCGCCAGTACAAAAAAGACATTCAAGCTCATCTACTTCAAATCAAAGACACAGACAgagttttcataaaaatgaaatatttccATCACAATACTATTCGGAAAGATTTCAAAGTGTACCGAGGGATCAAAGTTTAAAGTTAGATAATCCTATAAATTTGATTGCGGCTTTTGATGTggttgaaaatcaaaattatgaaatGAGATGTAACGATGGTGTAAATTGGATGCTTAATGAACCTTCAAATCAATCATTTTGTTCTCAATCTACTCAATATCCATCACAATGGAATCAAAACCGACATCAGTTATTTTGTCCAATAACTTCAACACCAAATAGATGgttaaatcaaaatgattGTTTAATTGACCAACCATTGGGAAGATGCAGAACACCCCCACCATGTAAACCTCAACAATGGGTTCCTATAAATCAGAATCGAGATAGTTCTGTGCCCTCATTTCCTGTTAAGAGGTCCTCAACACAATACATAACAAGGAATCAAGAAAATTTAAGAGATTATACCCCAAATGAGTTTCCATTTACGTTATCACCAAAATCTAATCAATACATTACTGATCATGGTAGTTTACCACCGATTTCGTCGTCAAAGCTAGGTCATCACAGattgaaaatatcaaataacCAATGGGTAGCATCTTCAATGACAGATTCAAATCGATATATTGGTTCCACATCGATATCATCTTCTTGTCAAACACCGCTATCAAATGGTCAACGATTAATGAATGTGATTTCTCCTTCAAAAGTTGTACATGAAAGACAACcatcatcaaatattaatCATTGGATGTTAAATGATCAAAGCAATTCAAATCAATGTAATGAATCACtttctttttcaatatctAATTCTACTCAGCAAAGACAAAAACCATCCCATTCAAATTatccaaaattaaattctttggCAACGTCTTCTGAAGGATTTCAAAGTTCCGGTTCAAATAAAAAACGGTGTGATTCTCGATCATTTAATTTAGACagaagaaatagaaattttcaaCCCCCTTTAACGGCGGTTATAGAAGATGACGACGTGGTTGAACAAGGCATGTTTTCTACTAATTTATGCGgcgattttgaaaaaaatatcgataatAAAGCACTTCAAGGacaattattcaaaaaagataaatCTTTTCAATGTGTACTAAATGGCGAAAGAAATTTGACCAGAATTGTGGTACCGCAATTGGATTTGGATTGCAACGATCTAAATGgtagttataataatttaagtgGTTCAAGATTAAATCCGAAAT gTCGCTTGGGATTTGCATATCTCGAAACTGCTTACGAAGAGGGTTCTTCCAAGTTTAGTTCTGATTTTTCGGATAATTACGAATCTAGTTGTGCGTAA
- the LOC111427607 gene encoding uncharacterized protein isoform X2 — protein sequence MSRRIIVPKGLIQNDVTVVIEIPEELADESDLIASPASSLTDNTENIKVHCKSSTKSQKLKNQSTNVDAEAIKIKQGRSNYTQNEASSSNQSPVQKRHSSSSTSNQRHRQSFHKNEIFPSQYYSERFQSVPRDQSLKLDNPINLIAAFDVVENQNYEMRCNDGVNWMLNEPSNQSFCSQSTQYPSQWNQNRHQLFCPITSTPNRWLNQNDCLIDQPLGRCRTPPPCKPQQWVPINQNRDSSVPSFPVKRSSTQYITRNQENLRDYTPNEFPFTLSPKSNQYITDHGSLPPISSSKLGHHRLKISNNQWVASSMTDSNRYIGSTSISSSCQTPLSNGQRLMNVISPSKVVHERQPSSNINHWMLNDQSNSNQCNESLSFSISNSTQQRQKPSHSNYPKLNSLATSSEGFQSSGSNKKRCDSRSFNLDRRNRNFQPPLTAVIEDDDVVEQGMFSTNLCGDFEKNIDNKALQGQLFKKDKSFQCVLNGERNLTRIVVPQLDLDCNDLNGRLGFAYLETAYEEGSSKFSSDFSDNYESSCA from the exons ATGAGTAGAAGAATAATCGTTCCTAAAGGATTAATACAAAACGATGTTACCGTCGTTATTGAAATTCCCGAAGAACTCGCCGACGAATCAGATTTAATCGCATCCCCTGCATCGAGTTTAACCGATAACACAGAAAACATAAAAGTTCATTGTAAATCATCAACAAagtctcaaaaattaaaaaatcaatcaaCAAACGTAGATGCAGAagctataaaaattaaacaaggaagATCGAATTACACTCAAAATGAGGCTTCCAGCTCAAATCAATCGCCAGTACAAAAAAGACATTCAAGCTCATCTACTTCAAATCAAAGACACAGACAgagttttcataaaaatgaaatatttccATCACAATACTATTCGGAAAGATTTCAAAGTGTACCGAGGGATCAAAGTTTAAAGTTAGATAATCCTATAAATTTGATTGCGGCTTTTGATGTggttgaaaatcaaaattatgaaatGAGATGTAACGATGGTGTAAATTGGATGCTTAATGAACCTTCAAATCAATCATTTTGTTCTCAATCTACTCAATATCCATCACAATGGAATCAAAACCGACATCAGTTATTTTGTCCAATAACTTCAACACCAAATAGATGgttaaatcaaaatgattGTTTAATTGACCAACCATTGGGAAGATGCAGAACACCCCCACCATGTAAACCTCAACAATGGGTTCCTATAAATCAGAATCGAGATAGTTCTGTGCCCTCATTTCCTGTTAAGAGGTCCTCAACACAATACATAACAAGGAATCAAGAAAATTTAAGAGATTATACCCCAAATGAGTTTCCATTTACGTTATCACCAAAATCTAATCAATACATTACTGATCATGGTAGTTTACCACCGATTTCGTCGTCAAAGCTAGGTCATCACAGattgaaaatatcaaataacCAATGGGTAGCATCTTCAATGACAGATTCAAATCGATATATTGGTTCCACATCGATATCATCTTCTTGTCAAACACCGCTATCAAATGGTCAACGATTAATGAATGTGATTTCTCCTTCAAAAGTTGTACATGAAAGACAACcatcatcaaatattaatCATTGGATGTTAAATGATCAAAGCAATTCAAATCAATGTAATGAATCACtttctttttcaatatctAATTCTACTCAGCAAAGACAAAAACCATCCCATTCAAATTatccaaaattaaattctttggCAACGTCTTCTGAAGGATTTCAAAGTTCCGGTTCAAATAAAAAACGGTGTGATTCTCGATCATTTAATTTAGACagaagaaatagaaattttcaaCCCCCTTTAACGGCGGTTATAGAAGATGACGACGTGGTTGAACAAGGCATGTTTTCTACTAATTTATGCGgcgattttgaaaaaaatatcgataatAAAGCACTTCAAGGacaattattcaaaaaagataaatCTTTTCAATGTGTACTAAATGGCGAAAGAAATTTGACCAGAATTGTGGTACCGCAATTGGATTTGGATTGCAACGATCTAAATG gTCGCTTGGGATTTGCATATCTCGAAACTGCTTACGAAGAGGGTTCTTCCAAGTTTAGTTCTGATTTTTCGGATAATTACGAATCTAGTTGTGCGTAA
- the LOC111427215 gene encoding transmembrane protein 65 isoform X2: MASGSCVFKVSRQTLFKCSSRLLYENTCLPSRTSNNLFKTFGTVNKNFDNSVFGTRMFGVDVIRGGSAARAETTSTIVGLSKLQAQELVLRLTDDERAVLVAALEEYDSKRLKEEFQAERIPRPTTKNLVDMAVANSIPFIGFGFLDNFFMLIFGDYIDIYLGSYFFLSTMAAAALGNTFSDVLGIGTAFYVERMANKVGFCPPKLTPAQLDMPISRNFANLGRVIGVTIGCLLGMVPLLFFDHKDDDETKDNKSKNKK, encoded by the exons ATGGCCAGTGGTTCTTGTGTGTTTAAAGTGTCGCGTCAAACGCTTTTTAAATGCTCATCGAGATTATTATATGAAAACACGTGTTTACCTTCAAGAACTAGTAATAACTTGTTTAAAACTTTTGGCACGGTGAACAAAAATTTCGATAATTCAGTGTTTGGTACGCGGATGTTTGGCGTAGATGTAATTCGGGGGGGAAGTGCCGCGAGGGCCGAAACAACGAGCACCATCGTTGGTTTATCGAAATTACAAGCTCAAGAGTTGGTTTTGAGATTAACGGACGATGAAAGGGCTGTTTTGGTCGCGGCATTGGAAGAATACGATTCGAAGAGACTCAAAGAGGAATTTCAAG CTGAAAGAATACCAAGACCGACCACGAAAAATTTAGTTGATA tggCCGTAGCAAACTCAATACCATTTATAGGATTTGGATTTTTAGACAACTTCTTTATGCTAATATTT ggagattatattgatatttatttgggttcgtatttctttttatcgacGATGGCAGCTGCAGCTTTGGGAAATACTTTTTCCGATGTGTTAGGAATAGGGACGGCTTTTTACGTGGAAAGGATGGCGAATAAGGTCGGATTTTGTCCGCCGAAATTAACTCCCGCTCAACTCGATATGCCAATATCGagaaattttgcaaatttgggTCGTGTTATTGGAGTTACAATCGGTTGTCTTTTGGGAATGGTACCGTTGCTTTTTTTCGATCATAAGGACGACGACGAAACTAAAGATAATAAAtctaagaataaaaaataa
- the LOC111427215 gene encoding uncharacterized protein isoform X1: MASGSCVFKVSRQTLFKCSSRLLYENTCLPSRTSNNLFKTFGTVNKNFDNSVFGTRMFGVDVIRGGSAARAETTSTIVGLSKLQAQELVLRLTDDERAVLVAALEEYDSKRLKEEFQGQLGASIWRSKYGRPSRMPKLGDVDPTGSYCKLPEDWMKRKVAERIPRPTTKNLVDMAVANSIPFIGFGFLDNFFMLIFGDYIDIYLGSYFFLSTMAAAALGNTFSDVLGIGTAFYVERMANKVGFCPPKLTPAQLDMPISRNFANLGRVIGVTIGCLLGMVPLLFFDHKDDDETKDNKSKNKK, encoded by the exons ATGGCCAGTGGTTCTTGTGTGTTTAAAGTGTCGCGTCAAACGCTTTTTAAATGCTCATCGAGATTATTATATGAAAACACGTGTTTACCTTCAAGAACTAGTAATAACTTGTTTAAAACTTTTGGCACGGTGAACAAAAATTTCGATAATTCAGTGTTTGGTACGCGGATGTTTGGCGTAGATGTAATTCGGGGGGGAAGTGCCGCGAGGGCCGAAACAACGAGCACCATCGTTGGTTTATCGAAATTACAAGCTCAAGAGTTGGTTTTGAGATTAACGGACGATGAAAGGGCTGTTTTGGTCGCGGCATTGGAAGAATACGATTCGAAGAGACTCAAAGAGGAATTTCAAG GGCAATTAGGAGCTTCAATATGGAGGAGCAAATACGGAAGACCGAGCAGGATGCCTAAATTGGGTGACGTAGATCCAACCGGATCTTATTGTAAGCTGCCGGAGGATTGGATGAAGCGAAAAGTTG CTGAAAGAATACCAAGACCGACCACGAAAAATTTAGTTGATA tggCCGTAGCAAACTCAATACCATTTATAGGATTTGGATTTTTAGACAACTTCTTTATGCTAATATTT ggagattatattgatatttatttgggttcgtatttctttttatcgacGATGGCAGCTGCAGCTTTGGGAAATACTTTTTCCGATGTGTTAGGAATAGGGACGGCTTTTTACGTGGAAAGGATGGCGAATAAGGTCGGATTTTGTCCGCCGAAATTAACTCCCGCTCAACTCGATATGCCAATATCGagaaattttgcaaatttgggTCGTGTTATTGGAGTTACAATCGGTTGTCTTTTGGGAATGGTACCGTTGCTTTTTTTCGATCATAAGGACGACGACGAAACTAAAGATAATAAAtctaagaataaaaaataa
- the LOC111427214 gene encoding COP9 signalosome complex subunit 5 gives MSQRSGSSDSQSNVAQKTWEMANKIETINTIDEIYRYNKQQQQDILTAKPWEKDPHFFKDIKISALALLKMVMHARSGGNLEVMGLILGKIDGNTMFVMDSFALPVEGTETRVNAQAQAYEYMSSYMTAAKLVGREENAIGWYHSHPGYGCWLSGIDVTTQMTNQSYQEPFVAIVIDPVRTISSGKVCLGAFRTYPKGYKPANDEPSEYQTIPLNKIEDFGVHCKQYYSLEVSYFKSTLDRRLLDSLWNKYWVNTLSSSSLLTNADYTTGQMVDLSEKLEQSETALGRGGFMVGGPDPHEKRTEDKLMKATKDSCKTTIEIIHGLMAQMIKDRLFNGISPKPVG, from the exons ATGTCGCAAAGAAGCGGTTCTTCGGATTCGCAGTCCAATGTGGCCCAAAAAACATGGGAAATGGCTAATAAAATCGAAACCATAAACACCATAGATGAGATTTATAGGTATAATAAACAACAGCAGCAAGATATTTTGACTGCAAAACCATGGGAAAAAGa ccCCCATTTCTTTAAAGACATAAAAATCTCGGCTTTGGCTTTGTTAAAAATGGTGATGCATGCTAGATCTGGAGGTAACTTAGAAGTTATGGGGTTAATTTTGGGGAAGATTGATGGAAATACCATGTTTGTTATGGATTCTTTTGCTTTACCTGTCGAGGGTACCGAAACTAGAGTTAACGCTCAAGCACAAGCTTATGAATATATGAGTTCGTACATGACAGCAGCTAAATTA gttgGAAGAGAAGAAAATGCAATTGGTTGGTATCATAGCCATCCTGGTTACGGTTGTTGGTTATCCGGAATAGATGTAACAACTCAAATGACTAATCAAAGTTATCAAGAACCATTTGTTGCGATTGTAATCGATCCGGTTCGTACTATTTCTTCTGGAAAAGTTTGTTTGGGTGCTTTTAGAACTTACCCCAAAGGTTACAAACCCGCTAATGATGAACCGTCTGAATACCAAACAATTCCCTTGAATAAAATAGAAGATTTTGGTGTTCATTGCAAACAATACTACTCATTGGAAGTTTCTTATTTCAAGTCAACTCTCGATAGAAGACTCTTGGACTCTTTGTGGAACAAATACTGGGTAAACACTCTAAGTTCATCAAGTTTATTAACCAATGCAGATTATACAACCGGACAAATGGTTGATTTATCAGAAAAATTGGAGCAATCGGAAACCGCTTTAGGTCGTGGAGGGTTTATGGTTGGGGGTCCGGATCCGCACGAAAAACGCACTGAAGATAAACTTATGAAAGCCACTAAGGACAGTTGTAAAACAACAATCGAGATTATTCATGGTTTGATGGCTCAAATGATCAAAGATAGATTGTTTAATGGGATTTCACCAAAACCAGTTGGTTAA
- the LOC111427216 gene encoding sugar transporter SWEET1, whose product METLSRTLRPYKLTVGNVAGIVTTIQFFSGSVICFDIFKKKTTQGVSSMPFIGGTVIGILVLKYAIMLNDQAMYQVNMAAIILNVMYLIFYLVYSKHRYEEVYRPSARGFALVSALFLYIKWEDATKIEFRYGLIVTVLMLLLMGSPLMEIKDIIRKKDASCIPFPITFMAFFVSILWLLYGIILMNDFMIIQNTIGTLLCVTQLYLCFKYAGDKKSHKE is encoded by the exons ATGGAGACCCTTTCGAGAACGTTACGGCCGTATAAACTTACCGTGGGTAATGTGGCCGGTATAGTTAcaacaatacaatttttttctggatCTGTAATATGTTTCGatatattcaaaaagaaaacaacgCAGGGTGTATCTTCAATGCCTTTCATTGGAGGCACTGTTAT aggAATCCTTGTGTTGAAATATGCGATAATGTTAAATGATCAAGCTATGTACCAAGTGAATATGGCAGCGATAATACTTAATGTTATGtatctcattttttatttggtttaTTCAAAACATCGTTATGAAGAAGTTTATAGACCATCAGCACGAGGATTTGCTTTAGTTTctgctttatttttatatattaaatggGAGGATGCAACAAAAATCGAATTTAGATATGGTTTGATTGTAACTGtattaatgttgttattaatGGGAAGTCCTCTAATGGAAATT AAAGACATAATACGTAAGaaagatgcttcatgcattcCATTTCCGATAACATTCATggcattttttgtttcaatattaTGGTTACTTTAcggaataattttaatgaatgattttatGATA ATTCAAAATACGATTGGTACTCTTTTATGTGTCACACAATTATATCTTTGTTTTAAATACGCCGGAGACAAGAAATCtcataaagaataa
- the LOC111427420 gene encoding A-kinase anchor protein 10, mitochondrial, with protein sequence MLQFWKKSGRNSNKSNSSSPTKSNCSSPSNSYSYKTNNVECVCNGPILSLDDEGLYDIGELDLQKEKSRLTKTLEEVLLDKSALGYYVQYMESRNALSIIRCWLDVENFRAAVQLHSSSDDTTTNGDEKKLDHDSLSVSTDCESCTDSTSYCGGGDVLIADKSNNSENNKSNDCCDQGEKINCDNRNVVVSDIKCNNQQNELDGTVEEEFTEDALTIFKKYVALEATDSVNCPESIRKEIIENICNINRVNSKIFDNVQKFVYDIMNAEYFDGFLGSDYFCKYQIDVLTSGNIVLEDILYNETALFYFMEFLEQENHRNLLEFWLAASNFQQQLNVQKDFFDPIEAQTDAVVLYDKYFSLQAHSPLGFGDKIRFAVEQSICGENGLTLNCFDLPLKIVEQVLEKNHFKSFLTSQLFYKYLSELINTVQSNGYSTMLYEQRRQHSSDCGSERSFSTNSTFLAMENPYNRHRVKIKNTNKTKTTDMNIDTRQLYDPDSLWKRKRYRNRLSFGRVTELGRFETDFEPEPDKNQGSKLRDVVKKFVNLDEDKKKEEMAWQVAEMIVKDITNVTLSDQKY encoded by the exons atgttacaattttgGAAGAAATCAg GTCGAAACTCAAACAAATCCAATTCATCTTCTCCTACAAAAAGCAACTGTAGTAGCCCCTCTAATTCATACTCGTACAAGACAAACAACGTGGAATGTGTTTGCAATGGCCCCATCTTATCTTTGGATGATGAAGGATTATATGATATTG gTGAATTGGatcttcaaaaagaaaagtcaAGGTTAACAAAAACTCTTGAAGAAGTTTTATTGGATAAATCAGCGTTGGGTTATTATGTGCAATATATGGAATCACGTAATGCTTTGTCAATAATCCGATGTTGGCTAGATGTGGAAAATTTCCGTGCCGCCGTTCAACTCCATTCATCATCTGATGATACCACAACAAATGGAGATGAGAAAAAGCTTGATCATGACAGTCTTTCAGTGAGTACTGATTGTGAATCTTGTACTGATTCGACAAGTTACTGTGGTGGGGGTGATGTTTTAATCGCCGATAAATCAaataattcagaaaacaataaaagtaaCGATTGTTGCGATCAAggtgaaaaaattaattgtgataaTAGAAATGTGGTTGTTAGTGatattaaatgtaataatCAACAAAATGAATTAGACGGTACGGTTGAAGAAGAATTTACTGAAGATgctttaacgatttttaaaaaatatgtagcTTTGGAGGCTACCGATTCAGTAAATTGTCCGGAGAGTAtcagaaaagaaataatcgaGAATATTTGCAATATAAATAGAGTGAATTCGAAGATTTTTGATAAtgtacaaaaatttgtttacgaTATTATGAACGCGGAGTACTTTGATGGTTTTCTTGGGAGcgattatttttgtaaatatcaaATTGATGTTTTAACAAGTGGAAATATCGTTTTGGAAGATATATTGTACAACGAAAccgctttattttatttcatggaATTTTTGGAGcaagaaaatcatcgaaatttGTTAGAATTTTGGTTGGCAGCGAGTAATTTTCAACAACAACTTAATgtacaaaaagattttttcgaTCCAATCGAAGCCCAAACTGACGCTGTTGTTTTATAtgacaaatatttttctttgcaaGCTCACTCTCCGTTAGGTTTTGGTGATAAAATCCGTTTTGCTGTTGAGCAGAGTATCTGCGGCGAAAATGGGTTAACATTAAACTGTTTTGATTTACCGTTAAAGATTGTTGAGcaagttttagaaaaaaatcatttcaaatcgtttttaacttcacaattattttataaatatctttCGGAATTAATCAACACCGTACAAAGTAATGGTTACTCAACGATGTTGTACGAACAAAGACGTCAACATTCTTCCGATTGTGGTAGTGAGAGAAGTTTTAGCACCAACAGCACATTTTTGGCGATGGAAAATCCTTATAATAGACACcgcgttaaaattaaaaacaccaacaaaacaaaaactacCGACATGAACATCGATACAAGGCAACTTTACGATCCCGATAGTTTATGGAAAAGGAAACGGTATCGAAATCGATTATCATTTGGGAGGGTTACTGAACTGGGCCGATTTGAAACTGATTTTGAACCGGAACCGGATAAAAATCAAGGTTCAAAGTTACGGGATGTTGTtaagaaatttgttaatttggaTGAGGATaagaaaaaggaagaaatGGCCTGGCAAGTTGCTGAAATGATTGTTAAAGATATTACTAATGTTACATTAAGTGATCAAAagtattaa